One segment of Akkermansiaceae bacterium DNA contains the following:
- a CDS encoding thioredoxin family protein, with translation MKFLITLLFSAALASYTHAQFDPFAGDPAEKKTEASLTSEVSATAPGETFTVAIRLKHAAGWHAYYKNPGGPGLSLSFDWDLPAGYELKALHWPTPHLYESEGTQFYVYENEYFLLADITTPVDAKTGDKVAISVTPTWQLCNDVGCDQPQSKELSITLPVGQEASLDARQKELFAKARQSMPLTQSPWAIKVFKQGGKFIIDLTPDAADAPELKDAVFISSDNQTNGIKPQQFEKTDTGYQISVPAAKETGNGDKVESFDHLSGILHSNTGWIKGDPGKGLEFHQLPIEKKPLESASAGALLGIIGGMLIGGLILNLMPCVFPVIGLKIMGFAQQAGEDKKKVVLHGITFAAGVLVSFWVLAGFLLSLRNKALEGAGEDVGWGYQLQNPYTVLTILMLMFVLALNMFGVFEIGTSATGIGGKLQSKQGLQGSFFSGVLATVVATPCSAPFLGAAIGAAFVLPNIQFMLAFTAMALGLALPYLILSIFPNLIDKLPRPGPWMESFKQGMSFLLFATAGYLLWIYVAQTGLDFMFNIILGLSLVAIALWIYGRWNMPHRSQKVRGIAKVIAVLTLAGGLFITLPPDKSNQLHWEKWSAAKVEELQESGTPVFVDFTATWCATCQVNKKNAYPPEIVELFKEYGIVALKGDKTNPSPDIEKKLQELGRTAIPVNVLYVPGKDEPIITPELLTADYIRELITSNLEKPVKEE, from the coding sequence ATGAAATTCCTCATCACCCTCCTTTTTTCCGCAGCTCTTGCTAGCTACACACATGCCCAGTTCGACCCCTTTGCGGGGGACCCGGCAGAAAAAAAAACCGAGGCATCACTCACTTCTGAAGTCAGTGCCACCGCCCCCGGGGAAACGTTCACGGTGGCCATCAGGCTCAAGCATGCTGCGGGCTGGCATGCCTATTACAAAAACCCCGGGGGACCGGGCCTTTCGCTGTCGTTCGACTGGGACCTTCCTGCCGGCTACGAGTTAAAAGCTCTTCACTGGCCTACCCCCCACCTCTACGAGTCGGAGGGCACCCAGTTTTACGTGTACGAAAACGAGTATTTCCTGCTCGCCGATATCACTACCCCCGTCGACGCCAAAACCGGCGACAAGGTCGCGATCAGCGTCACCCCCACATGGCAGCTCTGCAATGATGTCGGCTGTGACCAGCCGCAATCCAAGGAGCTCAGCATCACACTTCCCGTCGGCCAGGAAGCGTCGCTCGATGCCCGACAAAAAGAACTGTTTGCCAAAGCCCGGCAGAGCATGCCGCTCACCCAGTCCCCGTGGGCCATCAAAGTGTTCAAACAAGGAGGGAAATTCATCATCGACCTCACCCCGGACGCAGCGGATGCACCTGAACTCAAGGATGCCGTGTTTATCAGCTCTGACAACCAGACTAACGGAATCAAGCCTCAGCAGTTTGAAAAAACCGACACCGGTTATCAAATCAGTGTCCCCGCCGCCAAGGAAACCGGAAATGGCGACAAGGTTGAATCATTCGACCACCTCTCCGGCATTCTGCACTCCAACACCGGCTGGATCAAGGGCGACCCAGGCAAGGGGCTGGAGTTCCACCAACTCCCGATCGAGAAAAAACCGCTCGAGTCCGCCAGCGCCGGCGCTCTGTTAGGAATCATCGGAGGCATGCTGATAGGAGGATTGATCCTCAATCTGATGCCCTGTGTGTTTCCCGTGATTGGTCTCAAGATCATGGGTTTTGCCCAACAAGCGGGGGAGGACAAAAAAAAGGTAGTGCTGCACGGCATCACCTTCGCCGCCGGGGTCCTGGTCTCATTCTGGGTTCTCGCGGGTTTCCTGCTGTCCCTCAGAAACAAAGCGCTTGAAGGCGCCGGCGAGGACGTGGGCTGGGGCTATCAGCTCCAGAACCCTTACACCGTATTAACCATCCTCATGTTGATGTTCGTGCTCGCACTTAACATGTTCGGGGTCTTTGAAATTGGCACCAGTGCCACAGGTATCGGTGGCAAACTACAGAGCAAACAAGGCCTGCAAGGCTCATTTTTCAGTGGTGTGCTCGCCACCGTGGTCGCCACCCCATGCTCCGCCCCATTCCTGGGCGCCGCCATCGGCGCCGCCTTTGTACTGCCTAACATACAGTTTATGCTGGCATTCACCGCCATGGCACTGGGGCTGGCGTTGCCTTACCTGATCCTTTCCATTTTTCCAAACCTGATCGACAAACTCCCCCGCCCCGGTCCATGGATGGAGAGCTTCAAACAGGGTATGTCTTTCCTCCTGTTCGCCACTGCCGGGTATCTGCTCTGGATTTATGTCGCACAGACCGGACTGGACTTCATGTTCAACATCATCCTGGGACTGAGCCTTGTCGCCATCGCTCTCTGGATATACGGACGATGGAATATGCCGCACCGATCGCAGAAGGTCCGAGGCATCGCCAAGGTAATCGCTGTACTCACCCTTGCGGGAGGACTTTTTATCACTCTGCCACCGGACAAATCCAATCAGCTGCATTGGGAAAAGTGGAGCGCGGCCAAGGTCGAGGAACTCCAGGAAAGCGGCACCCCTGTTTTTGTCGATTTCACAGCCACCTGGTGCGCCACTTGTCAGGTGAATAAAAAGAACGCCTACCCGCCGGAAATCGTGGAGCTGTTCAAGGAATACGGCATCGTGGCACTGAAAGGTGACAAAACAAATCCCAGCCCGGACATTGAAAAAAAACTTCAGGAGCTCGGACGCACCGCCATTCCTGTGAACGTGCTCTATGTCCCCGGCAAGGACGAGCCGATCATCACACCGGAGCTGCTCACGGCAGACTACATCAGGGAACTCATCACCAGCAACTTGGAAAAACCCGTCAAGGAGGAATAA
- a CDS encoding discoidin domain-containing protein, whose protein sequence is MKKIMWNGVVCFGVMQIGLQAAIVSNPTVTGSATAYNGSYAVGNLFDNSFNGEYATQGGGAGDAFSTNPSNGTWVEMNFGGTVSADRFALVTRKNTNDVIGESRLILSNDNVFDGTDTIITINPTGNNASGPETAFTQTTFQFARWEVTTSVGGSQNLGGTEMIFLTTPAGSQLISTVNVQGGYAAYNGNYALANAANGNYGYESIGHEYASAGAGNNMYVEFDLGELTKVTGFDLFQRGKSADQYTSFDLVFSDTSDFSNELERKSYTINGLSTDDMFAGIDAQYVRLEVTGGTATNTGIVEMNFYKAVPEVSSSTLFGLGVLTLLIRRWK, encoded by the coding sequence ATGAAAAAAATAATGTGGAACGGCGTTGTATGTTTTGGGGTGATGCAAATCGGTTTGCAGGCGGCGATCGTAAGCAATCCAACGGTTACTGGTAGCGCGACAGCCTATAACGGAAGTTACGCAGTGGGTAACTTGTTCGATAATTCGTTTAATGGTGAGTATGCTACCCAGGGAGGTGGAGCGGGCGATGCTTTTAGCACAAATCCATCGAATGGAACCTGGGTGGAGATGAATTTTGGAGGAACGGTGTCGGCTGACCGCTTTGCCTTGGTGACGCGTAAAAACACAAATGATGTTATTGGAGAATCACGGTTAATATTGAGTAACGATAATGTATTTGACGGCACGGATACGATTATAACGATTAATCCGACAGGGAATAATGCATCCGGACCTGAGACAGCGTTTACACAGACGACGTTTCAGTTTGCTCGCTGGGAGGTTACCACCTCCGTTGGGGGATCACAGAATCTTGGTGGGACTGAGATGATCTTTTTGACAACGCCAGCGGGGTCGCAATTAATCAGTACGGTAAACGTGCAGGGAGGCTATGCGGCATATAATGGCAATTATGCTTTGGCAAATGCAGCGAATGGGAATTATGGATATGAATCGATCGGACATGAATATGCCAGTGCTGGTGCGGGAAATAATATGTATGTGGAATTTGATCTTGGCGAACTAACGAAGGTGACAGGGTTTGATCTTTTCCAGCGTGGGAAGAGTGCGGATCAATACACGAGTTTTGATTTGGTATTCAGTGACACGAGTGATTTCAGCAACGAGTTGGAGAGGAAGTCATATACAATTAATGGGCTATCGACGGATGATATGTTTGCGGGAATCGACGCGCAGTATGTGCGATTGGAAGTAACGGGCGGAACTGCGACCAATACGGGAATTGTGGAGATGAATTTTTATAAAGCAGTGCCTGAGGTATCATCGTCTACTTTGTTCGGGTTGGGAGTATTAACGCTGTTGATAAGGCGTTGGAAATGA
- a CDS encoding AI-2E family transporter: MTPRYPSRFQSRTIWRAITGIAILIIGLLIVGLIWLCGNVFSYLQPVLVPLAFAGITAYLLDPIVSWLQKKGLSRLKAVITVFASFVVFLTLLGLIIIPPIANQISDAFQDKEQIASKATSAMENIKDAPWLKPVVDYASEKVNPETGASVVVKDAPTPPPTQQDENIDKLGGIVSGEPEFQYRWQFMLSKYAGKIIGTTTSWLSEGSSKILSIFGLVLGFAMTPIYLYYFLKESSGIKAHWHEYVPLKASRFKSEVVDTLQEINGYLISFFRGQMLVAFIDGMLVGIALWIFQLPYGLLIGLILAILGVIPFIGNILCMIPACIIAYVHFGYADNQNFLGSNPWSYVAAVVVIFFVVQQINSLVTAPKIVGDSVGLHPMTVIFSMLFWSLLLGGFIGALLAVPLTAAVKVLFRRYVWERKLNESEADESTPSADDEALDDKQIELA, encoded by the coding sequence GTGACACCCAGATACCCATCACGATTCCAAAGTAGAACCATTTGGCGAGCGATCACCGGCATCGCTATTCTCATCATCGGCTTGCTCATCGTTGGTCTGATCTGGCTGTGTGGTAATGTTTTCAGCTACTTGCAACCGGTGCTGGTCCCGCTCGCCTTTGCAGGTATCACCGCCTATCTGCTCGATCCCATTGTCAGCTGGCTTCAGAAAAAAGGTCTGTCCCGGCTGAAGGCCGTCATCACCGTCTTTGCCTCCTTCGTGGTATTCCTCACCCTGTTGGGTCTGATCATCATCCCCCCGATCGCCAACCAGATTTCCGATGCCTTCCAGGACAAGGAACAGATCGCCAGCAAGGCGACCTCGGCGATGGAAAACATCAAGGATGCGCCATGGCTTAAACCGGTGGTGGACTACGCCTCGGAAAAGGTAAATCCCGAGACCGGGGCTTCAGTCGTTGTCAAGGACGCCCCCACCCCGCCACCCACCCAACAGGATGAAAACATCGACAAACTGGGCGGCATCGTTTCCGGGGAGCCCGAGTTCCAGTACCGATGGCAATTCATGCTTTCCAAGTACGCAGGCAAGATCATCGGCACCACGACCAGCTGGCTCAGTGAAGGCTCATCAAAAATCCTCAGTATCTTCGGCCTGGTGCTGGGCTTCGCGATGACACCGATCTACCTCTACTATTTCCTCAAGGAAAGCTCGGGAATCAAGGCCCACTGGCATGAGTATGTGCCCCTGAAAGCGTCCCGCTTCAAAAGCGAGGTCGTCGACACCCTTCAGGAAATCAACGGCTACCTGATCTCCTTTTTCCGTGGCCAGATGCTGGTCGCCTTCATCGATGGCATGCTGGTGGGAATCGCCCTGTGGATTTTCCAACTGCCATACGGTCTGTTGATTGGCCTGATCCTCGCCATCCTCGGCGTCATTCCGTTTATCGGCAACATCCTCTGCATGATCCCCGCCTGTATCATCGCCTATGTTCACTTTGGTTATGCCGACAACCAGAATTTCCTCGGCTCCAACCCATGGAGCTACGTCGCAGCCGTGGTTGTTATTTTCTTTGTCGTGCAACAAATCAACTCCCTGGTTACGGCACCCAAGATTGTTGGCGACTCCGTAGGCCTGCACCCGATGACGGTGATCTTCTCCATGCTGTTCTGGTCACTGCTACTTGGCGGCTTCATCGGAGCCCTACTTGCCGTGCCCCTCACCGCTGCCGTCAAGGTTCTTTTCCGGCGTTATGTCTGGGAAAGAAAACTCAACGAGTCCGAGGCCGATGAATCGACGCCATCAGCCGATGATGAGGCTCTTGATGACAAACAAATCGAGTTAGCTTGA
- a CDS encoding cardiolipin synthase B: MSRRIFYSYFQFLATGCIILATSCTPSVPGARIAKSQPIKPSAEVASKEFELATTSAVKMPWVDGNHIETLVNGHQIYPAMLDAIRSAKKTVTFETYAFVNGTVAYNFVNAFCERARAGVKVHVILDVIGGKDMGKENVKRMHAAGVDVKLYHPFRISNPLQFNIRDHRKIMVVDGKVGFSGGCGIGDDWKGNAHTSDNWRENHYRITGPVVAQLQQGFNDNWVKCGGRQLAGPDYFPPLRRTGDIRAQAFNSAPEDQLFTIPHLYRQAFASARKSIIIENSYVYLDQPMMDAILDARQRGVHVELILAWEHTDSWPVRYLSIYQYHKLLKAGVHIYEYKTSMIHCKVMVIDGLFTAIGSANIDPRSLYINDESNVNVISRKFAREQLRIIERDKLRCQRITEARNPWNPLSFVPRAAIGLIGPQI, from the coding sequence ATGTCCCGTCGTATTTTTTACTCATATTTCCAGTTTCTCGCCACAGGCTGCATTATCCTGGCAACATCCTGCACCCCGAGTGTTCCCGGTGCCCGGATCGCTAAAAGCCAGCCCATCAAGCCCTCTGCCGAGGTGGCTAGCAAGGAGTTCGAGCTGGCCACTACATCGGCGGTCAAGATGCCGTGGGTGGACGGCAACCACATTGAAACCCTCGTCAACGGCCATCAGATATACCCCGCGATGCTGGACGCGATCCGCTCCGCAAAAAAAACTGTCACCTTCGAAACCTACGCCTTTGTAAACGGCACGGTCGCTTACAATTTTGTCAATGCCTTCTGTGAACGCGCCCGCGCGGGAGTCAAAGTCCACGTCATTCTGGATGTCATCGGGGGCAAAGACATGGGTAAGGAAAATGTCAAACGGATGCACGCTGCCGGTGTTGACGTCAAGCTCTACCACCCGTTCCGAATCAGCAACCCACTGCAATTCAATATCCGCGATCATCGGAAAATCATGGTGGTCGATGGCAAAGTAGGCTTTTCCGGTGGGTGTGGCATCGGGGACGACTGGAAAGGCAATGCCCATACTTCGGACAATTGGCGTGAAAACCACTACCGGATCACCGGCCCCGTGGTGGCACAGCTCCAGCAGGGGTTCAATGACAACTGGGTCAAGTGTGGCGGCAGACAGCTGGCTGGCCCCGATTATTTTCCACCACTCAGGAGAACCGGCGACATCAGGGCCCAGGCCTTCAACTCGGCTCCGGAGGACCAGCTTTTCACCATCCCCCACCTCTACCGTCAAGCCTTTGCCTCGGCACGAAAAAGCATCATTATCGAGAACTCCTACGTCTACCTGGACCAGCCGATGATGGATGCTATTCTGGACGCCCGCCAACGCGGTGTGCACGTCGAGCTCATCCTGGCGTGGGAACATACGGACTCGTGGCCGGTCCGTTATCTTTCCATCTACCAGTATCACAAGCTGCTCAAGGCCGGTGTGCATATTTACGAATACAAAACGTCGATGATTCACTGCAAGGTCATGGTGATCGACGGGCTCTTCACAGCCATTGGCTCGGCCAACATCGATCCTCGCTCACTCTACATCAATGACGAGTCCAACGTGAATGTCATCAGCAGAAAATTCGCCCGCGAACAGTTGCGTATCATCGAGAGGGACAAATTGCGTTGCCAGCGCATCACCGAGGCGCGCAACCCCTGGAACCCGCTTTCGTTTGTCCCCCGGGCTGCCATCGGGCTCATTGGCCCGCAGATCTGA
- a CDS encoding metallophosphoesterase family protein, whose protein sequence is MKHERNLTRRRFVVLTSAAAGGVLTSTAAKSSDPKLVSLRDAHIGTLEIDLRIMNQYGDQAQEVLDFYTACREALTGEKPGKALSAVCRRFNRSKLGGPMLGDPTATGVAVWLNLPDPGQVQVRVIPVKGGKSRTYQSTKKERIHSIACNGLAPDTAYSYEVTGSSNISLGVGRFMTAPAELSEKPFRIAFGTCYHKVGMYRPELMQLIRERDNRAMLVLGDSAVDGRKDNYGLINADYLLRNLSQPWQQLSAHVPVSATWDDHDYWGDDISGTLTNSNKPIDVRGLRKAWKANWNNPEREVEREGIYFSTQIGPIQHIALDTRSCRVNQQRGKLNSFLGKEQMDWLKQQLESSDAPCILISGGTMWSDYISSGKDSWGTWDTEGREQIFQWIDARKDSLVILLSGDRHGARGFAIPRPNGGHIHELEVAGMGGVPGPGAHGKGRKYQLFGYPGGTWAFGELAFRKMDNKLQVEFKLVNERGHEMETITLDSRPWRGKTQR, encoded by the coding sequence ATGAAGCATGAGCGGAATCTAACGAGAAGGCGGTTTGTCGTGTTGACTTCGGCTGCTGCTGGTGGGGTGCTGACATCGACCGCAGCCAAGTCCAGCGACCCGAAGCTTGTCTCCCTGAGAGACGCACACATTGGCACTCTGGAAATCGATCTGCGGATCATGAACCAGTATGGGGATCAAGCTCAGGAGGTGCTGGACTTTTACACCGCTTGTCGCGAGGCCTTGACTGGAGAAAAACCCGGGAAGGCGCTGTCCGCGGTCTGCCGGAGGTTCAACCGGTCCAAACTCGGCGGCCCTATGCTCGGCGATCCCACGGCAACAGGTGTTGCTGTCTGGCTCAATCTTCCAGACCCGGGGCAGGTTCAAGTTCGTGTGATCCCAGTGAAGGGCGGGAAGTCACGCACCTATCAATCCACGAAGAAGGAACGCATTCACAGCATCGCATGCAACGGGCTAGCGCCGGATACGGCGTATTCCTATGAGGTCACGGGCTCTTCTAACATATCCTTGGGGGTAGGTCGATTTATGACAGCGCCGGCAGAGCTTTCTGAAAAACCTTTCCGCATCGCATTTGGCACCTGTTATCACAAGGTCGGCATGTACCGACCAGAACTGATGCAGTTGATCCGCGAGCGTGACAACCGGGCGATGCTGGTTCTCGGGGATTCAGCGGTTGATGGGCGCAAGGACAACTACGGCCTGATCAACGCCGATTACTTGCTGCGCAATCTATCACAGCCGTGGCAACAACTCTCTGCCCATGTACCGGTGTCGGCTACCTGGGACGATCACGACTACTGGGGTGACGATATTTCTGGAACACTCACCAACAGCAACAAACCGATCGATGTGCGCGGCCTGCGCAAGGCGTGGAAAGCCAACTGGAACAACCCGGAACGCGAAGTGGAGCGCGAGGGGATCTATTTCTCGACCCAAATCGGCCCCATACAGCACATTGCTCTCGATACCCGGTCCTGCCGGGTGAATCAACAACGCGGTAAACTCAATAGTTTCCTCGGTAAGGAGCAGATGGACTGGCTCAAGCAGCAGCTCGAGTCCTCCGATGCACCGTGCATCCTGATCAGCGGCGGCACCATGTGGAGCGACTATATTTCCAGTGGCAAAGACAGCTGGGGCACTTGGGATACCGAAGGGCGCGAGCAAATTTTCCAGTGGATCGACGCCAGGAAGGACAGCTTGGTCATTCTCCTGTCAGGCGACCGACACGGTGCACGCGGTTTTGCGATTCCCCGCCCCAATGGCGGTCACATCCATGAACTGGAAGTTGCCGGAATGGGGGGTGTTCCGGGACCGGGTGCCCATGGCAAGGGGCGTAAATACCAACTCTTCGGCTATCCCGGCGGCACATGGGCCTTCGGGGAACTGGCATTCCGTAAAATGGACAACAAGCTTCAGGTTGAGTTTAAGCTGGTGAATGAGCGTGGCCATGAGATGGAAACAATCACGCTGGATTCCCGACCCTGGAGGGGGAAAACACAGCGCTAA
- the uvrA gene encoding excinuclease ABC subunit UvrA has translation MKIASTVNEQWISSDAWFTDIGVDAIVIKGARQHNLRGIDVIIPRGKLVVITGPSGSGKSSLAFHTLYAEGQRRYVESLSTYARQFLDQFDKPDVDSIEGLSPAIAIEQRTGGMNPRSTIATATEIYDYLRILYAAIGIPHDPETGERLEKMTTKDIIDALASRPENSKVVLLAPIPREEAADAETLLENLQRQGFVRIRVNGEMLELDQASGHWPKRVKHIEVVVDRLVIRDGVMSRLADSVEAALRICGSQSLALVMEPGDDDFREISFLTSYRNPATGFELPALTPKHFSFNSNHGACPLCHGLGTELACDPNLIVPDQSKSLNDNAVIIWKSNKRKKSWQGKKVDALAAAFGADPDAPFESLPEVFKKALFYGTHGKEIEVIWEKDGFQRPFVQEFEGLCRTVERFSRESKSNAVRRSMARFMTSSRCARCEGRRLKPEILAVMLEDDHGQLLGIDALSALPVEDALAWLKNVRIPEDRSDALRGVVGEITRRLSFLDDVGLSYLTLNRASNTLSGGEAQRIRLATQIGAGLSGVIYVLDEPSIGLHSADNARLIEALKRLRDLGNTVVVVEHDEDTIRAADWVIDIGPGAGSRGGELLAAGTPGAVAKNNNSITGRWLAGDVTDDGEITHGTKSGELVIRNAREHNLQGIDVAIPLGLMVSVTGPSGSGKSTLVDAILRRALARHFYRSSASPGAHDRIDGIELIDKVVVVDQKPLGRSPRSNPATYTGALDLIRALFAKLPLSRQRGYNAGRFSFNVKGGRCEKCQGDGAIRIDMHFLNDAYITCDSCAGHRYNRETLEVTYKGLNISEVLEMTAEDAARFFQNVPKLSRILDALCDVGLGYIHLGQPANTLSGGEAQRVKLADELSRPNSGHCLYLLDEPTTGLHYNDVQVLLGVLRRLRDAGNSLVIVEHNLDVIRASDWIIDLGPGGGKHGGQIVAAGNPEAIATNPASLTGLWLAK, from the coding sequence ATGAAGATTGCAAGTACCGTGAATGAACAATGGATTTCCTCCGACGCATGGTTTACAGACATCGGCGTGGACGCAATTGTAATCAAAGGAGCCCGGCAGCATAACCTGCGCGGTATCGACGTGATAATCCCGCGGGGAAAGCTCGTTGTGATCACTGGCCCGAGCGGCAGCGGCAAGTCGTCGCTCGCATTCCACACTCTCTACGCCGAAGGGCAGAGGCGTTATGTCGAAAGCCTCAGTACCTATGCCAGGCAGTTTCTCGACCAGTTTGACAAACCTGATGTTGATTCCATCGAGGGGCTGAGTCCCGCCATTGCCATCGAACAGCGGACCGGGGGCATGAACCCGAGGTCGACCATTGCGACGGCCACTGAAATTTACGATTACCTGCGTATTCTCTACGCGGCCATTGGGATTCCCCACGATCCGGAAACGGGGGAGAGGTTGGAGAAAATGACGACCAAAGACATTATCGACGCCCTGGCCAGTCGTCCTGAAAACAGCAAGGTGGTTCTGCTTGCCCCCATCCCCAGGGAGGAGGCGGCAGACGCGGAGACCCTTCTGGAAAACCTCCAACGACAGGGGTTTGTACGCATTCGGGTGAACGGTGAGATGCTGGAGCTCGACCAGGCTTCCGGGCACTGGCCGAAAAGGGTCAAACATATCGAAGTGGTCGTGGACCGGTTGGTCATCCGCGATGGGGTGATGAGCCGGCTGGCCGACTCGGTGGAGGCGGCGCTTCGTATCTGTGGCAGCCAGTCGCTGGCACTGGTGATGGAGCCGGGGGATGATGATTTTCGTGAAATCTCCTTCCTGACGAGCTATCGGAATCCGGCCACGGGATTTGAGTTGCCAGCGTTGACCCCCAAGCATTTTTCCTTCAATTCCAACCATGGTGCCTGCCCCCTCTGCCACGGCCTGGGCACCGAGCTGGCCTGTGATCCCAACCTGATCGTGCCGGACCAGAGCAAGTCGCTCAACGATAACGCCGTGATTATCTGGAAGAGCAACAAACGTAAAAAGAGCTGGCAGGGAAAAAAGGTGGACGCGCTCGCGGCTGCATTCGGTGCCGATCCTGACGCGCCCTTCGAGAGTCTGCCAGAGGTTTTCAAAAAAGCGCTGTTCTACGGCACCCATGGCAAGGAAATCGAGGTCATCTGGGAAAAAGACGGCTTCCAGCGGCCATTTGTCCAGGAGTTCGAAGGCCTGTGCCGCACCGTCGAGCGGTTTTCGCGGGAAAGCAAAAGCAACGCGGTGCGCCGCAGCATGGCCAGGTTCATGACTTCGAGCCGCTGCGCCCGTTGCGAAGGCAGGCGACTCAAACCCGAGATCCTCGCGGTGATGTTGGAAGATGATCATGGCCAGTTGTTGGGTATCGATGCACTCTCGGCCTTGCCCGTGGAAGACGCCCTGGCCTGGTTGAAAAATGTCCGTATTCCCGAAGACCGCAGTGATGCTCTACGGGGTGTTGTCGGCGAGATCACACGTCGGCTCAGCTTCCTTGATGACGTCGGTCTTTCCTACCTTACCCTCAACCGTGCCAGCAATACGCTCTCGGGGGGGGAGGCGCAACGGATTCGGCTGGCCACCCAGATCGGGGCGGGTTTGTCCGGTGTGATCTACGTCTTGGACGAGCCTAGCATCGGTCTCCATTCCGCGGATAATGCCCGACTCATCGAGGCCCTGAAACGACTCCGTGACCTCGGCAACACGGTGGTCGTGGTTGAACACGATGAGGACACCATCCGCGCCGCCGACTGGGTGATCGATATTGGCCCGGGAGCCGGTAGCCGTGGCGGCGAGCTCCTGGCTGCCGGAACACCCGGTGCCGTCGCAAAAAACAACAACTCGATCACCGGAAGATGGCTCGCTGGTGATGTGACGGACGACGGCGAGATCACCCACGGAACAAAATCCGGCGAACTCGTCATCCGCAACGCCCGCGAACACAACCTGCAAGGCATCGATGTAGCCATCCCGCTCGGTCTCATGGTGTCGGTCACCGGCCCCAGTGGCAGCGGCAAATCCACTTTGGTCGATGCGATCCTCCGCCGGGCTCTCGCGCGCCACTTTTACCGCTCTAGCGCCAGTCCGGGTGCGCACGACCGCATCGACGGCATCGAACTGATCGATAAAGTGGTGGTAGTCGACCAGAAACCGCTCGGTCGCAGCCCGCGCTCGAACCCCGCCACCTACACCGGTGCCCTCGACCTCATCCGTGCTTTGTTTGCGAAGCTGCCGCTGTCGCGTCAACGTGGTTACAATGCCGGAAGGTTCAGTTTTAATGTCAAAGGGGGGCGTTGCGAAAAATGCCAGGGCGACGGTGCCATCCGCATCGACATGCATTTCCTCAACGATGCCTACATCACCTGTGATTCCTGTGCCGGGCATCGCTATAATCGGGAGACGCTCGAAGTCACTTACAAAGGGCTCAATATCTCCGAAGTGCTGGAAATGACCGCCGAGGATGCCGCCAGGTTTTTTCAAAACGTACCCAAACTCAGCCGTATCCTCGATGCCCTCTGCGATGTGGGGCTTGGCTACATTCATCTAGGACAGCCTGCCAACACGCTTTCCGGCGGTGAGGCCCAGCGTGTCAAGCTCGCCGATGAGCTGTCGCGCCCCAACTCCGGCCACTGCCTCTACCTGCTCGATGAACCGACCACGGGTCTGCACTACAACGATGTCCAGGTGCTGCTGGGTGTTTTGCGCCGACTCCGCGATGCCGGAAACTCACTGGTCATCGTCGAGCACAATCTGGATGTGATCCGGGCATCCGACTGGATCATCGACCTCGGTCCCGGTGGCGGCAAACACGGCGGCCAGATCGTAGCCGCTGGTAATCCCGAAGCCATAGCCACAAACCCCGCAAGCCTGACAGGCCTCTGGCTGGCAAAATAA
- a CDS encoding peptidoglycan peptidase, with protein MKNPRFTINKSALIVMLFVFTGVLMTAAFARYQKSRTHNPYALQNGDIVFQETGSQQAKAIKAATNSRWTHVGLVFFRDGQPMVIEAVQPVRITPLSNFIARNPESFYAMRLKTAHQHITPEAIRKAEHYCNQQLGKNYDSLFRWSDEKIYCSELVWKAYKEAAGIELCQPRAFRSYNLKHPTVQRIVNQRYGSMQKLPMDELCVAPSDLAQSGLLTEVPKLDSKKSR; from the coding sequence ATGAAAAATCCCCGGTTTACCATCAACAAGAGCGCCCTGATTGTCATGCTGTTCGTATTTACAGGAGTCCTGATGACCGCCGCCTTCGCACGCTATCAGAAATCGCGCACGCATAACCCATACGCATTACAAAACGGCGATATCGTTTTCCAGGAAACCGGCAGCCAGCAGGCCAAGGCCATCAAAGCCGCCACCAACTCCCGCTGGACCCACGTCGGGCTTGTCTTTTTCCGGGACGGCCAGCCAATGGTTATCGAGGCAGTGCAGCCGGTCCGTATCACCCCTCTCAGCAACTTCATCGCCCGTAATCCCGAGTCGTTTTATGCCATGCGGCTAAAAACAGCGCACCAGCACATCACTCCCGAGGCCATCCGCAAGGCAGAGCATTATTGCAATCAACAACTGGGAAAGAACTACGACAGCTTGTTCCGCTGGTCGGACGAGAAGATCTATTGCTCGGAGCTTGTCTGGAAGGCCTACAAGGAGGCAGCCGGCATCGAGCTTTGCCAGCCGCGCGCATTCCGGTCATACAACCTCAAGCACCCCACGGTGCAGCGTATCGTCAATCAACGTTATGGATCGATGCAGAAGCTTCCGATGGACGAGCTCTGCGTCGCACCATCAGATCTCGCGCAATCCGGTCTGCTCACCGAGGTGCCCAAGCTGGACAGCAAGAAAAGCCGGTAG